A genomic window from Vanessa tameamea isolate UH-Manoa-2023 chromosome 7, ilVanTame1 primary haplotype, whole genome shotgun sequence includes:
- the LOC113401262 gene encoding venom allergen 5-like, whose translation MITLVFVLGGLLAVTEGCGAGKQILRSGGLTAYEQQSIVDAHNRLRQSVALGQVSSQPPAANMMEMVWDDELAATAQRWADQCTTAHDRASQRDVGRFPVGQNLAATWTTRPPSDQSDSVPDFMKQINAWFDEVHIFGFKPINGGHGTGHYSQLVWGETSHVGCGYTFYYDPSRGYTKLYVCNYGPGGNVIGSNPYEKGSPSCSAHGLSDSTKYSGLCSTSYTTSDQTVDNTNSFISNVIPDSTVGAPGYNYQFYKQFNNQYQYQYQQPQRYYNAETSNFRPLISIFKTASNLFAKPKSSNFRIGNVYV comes from the exons atgatTACCCTAGTGTTTGTTTTGGGAGGTCTCCTTGCAGTGACAGAGGGCTGTGGAGCTGGCAAGCAGATATTAa GATCAGGAGGATTGACGGCATATGAACAGCAGAGTATTGTTGATGCGCATAATCGCCTCCGACAATCTGTGGCTTTAGGACAAGTTTCAAGTCAACCTCCAGCGGCCAATATGATGGAAATG GTGTGGGATGACGAATTGGCAGCAACTGCTCAACGTTGGGCTGACCAATGTACTACTGCACACGATCGTGCGTCTCAGCGCGATGTTGGTCGTTTTCCCGTGGGACAAAACTTGGCAGCGACATGGACTACTCGTCCCCCATCTGATCAATCTGATTCCGTACCAGACTTCATGAAACAAATTAATGCTTGGTTCGATGAAGTTCATATCTTCGGATTTAAGCCCATTAATGGTGGACATGGAACGGGCCATTATTCACag TTGGTATGGGGTGAGACGTCTCATGTCGGTTGCGGTTACACTTTCTACTACGATCCTTCCCGAGGCTACACCAAGCTGTACGTTTGTAATTATGGCCCTGGTGGAAATGTCATCGGTTCAAATCCCTATGAAAAGGGTAGTCCATCTTGCAGCGCCCACGGGCTTTCTGACTCTACAAAATACTCTGGTCTTTGTT ccACAAGTTACACCACAAGCGATCAAACAGTGGACAATACCAACAGTTTTATATCGAACGTCATTCCTGACAGCACAGTGGGAGCACCAGGCTACAATTATCAGTTCTACAAGCAGTTCAACAACCAATACCAGTACCAGTATCAGCAGCCGCAGAGATACTACAATGCGGAAACATCGAACTTCAGGCCACTCATCAGTATATTTAAAACGGCTTCAAATTTATTTGCTAAACCAAAATCATCAAACTTCCGAATTGGCAACGTATACGTATAA